The following are encoded together in the Humulus lupulus chromosome 5, drHumLupu1.1, whole genome shotgun sequence genome:
- the LOC133779049 gene encoding uncharacterized protein LOC133779049 yields MRKKQLPHTCSRRGYARTMDDMSRESSKPVTRVQAFLKTHTKKNGEPVNAQAAEVIEKLQVLANEKPDSCTTQNTVQDALTIIFGPDKNGRSLANGRGVTNTKLAILRARDDHISQLESSQSEMKNKMSEMMNLINTIAKSVNIQGFTQPSEAESHMPSPMC; encoded by the exons atgaggaagaaacAACTCCCACATACATGCAGCAggagaggatatgctcgaacaatggatgacatg AGTAGGGAAAGCTCAAAACCTGTAACAAGAGTTCAAGCTTTCTTAAAGACACACacaaagaagaatggtgaacctgtgaATGCACAAGCTGCTGAAGTTATT GAGAAGCTACAAGTTCTTGCAAATGAAAAACCAGATTCATGCACAACACAGAATACTGTACAAGATGCTCTCACTATCATATTTGGTCCTGACAAGAATGGTAGATCATTAGCTAATGGGAGGGGAGTAACTAATACAAAGTTAGCTATTCTAAGAGCAAGAGATGACCATATTTCACAATTGGAATCAAGTCAATCTGAGATGAAGAATAAAATGTCTGAGATGATGAATCTTATTAATACTATTGCAAAAAGTGTAAACATTCAg GGGTTTACTCAACCAAGTGAAGCGGAGTCACACATGCCTTCTCCTATG TGTTAA
- the LOC133779050 gene encoding uncharacterized protein LOC133779050 → MLNKNWVKLNRATKEYTDAAWNLVKMVERNYGFPNKIICPCKKCRNLNHHCVDDVFEHLVITGMDPTYRIWVHHGEQPIDTQVDEVSNDMDAFDLYTTAAMDDVDNNIGCGGGEDDEFVNEDLQKKLEDAETPLYEGCEKYTKLSSIVGLYRLKNLNGWTDKSFTRLLELLCDMFPKNNVLPDSMYSVRKFLRNFDLKYEKIDACINDCCLFRKEKAKMDVCPKCSVSRWKVDKHTKNVKVGEAAKVLRYFPIIPRVKRLFRSKEMAENLRWHFTHKSIDGKMRHPVDTPAWDSINERWPEFNLEPRNLRLGLAADGINPYKSRKQPGNDIDIYLEPLIEDLNKLWNNGVHTYDAFDKSFFNLKAMLLWTINDFPAYGNLAGCTTKGKTACPICGNDTCATRLKHSKKISYQNTRRFLPFDHPYRSKKAWFNGATEERGPPKVLSGSEIVEELNQITNDIGKNMNPKKRSRDNKVEGMWKKKSIFFNLPYWEVLLVRHNLDVMHIEKNVCDSIISTLLGLNGKSKDHLNARLDLKDLGIKKALHPVEKDGIIRLPATSYTLSRSEKTMFCQRLFDLKLPDGYSSNISNCVVVEERKLMGLKSHDFHVLMQQLLVVAIRGLMEDGPREAIIRLSKFFNGLCQHVVDVKEIIELEAEVVETICMFERYFPPSFFDSMVHLVVHLGREVLLCGPVQFRWMYHFERYMKLLKGYVMQPTHPEASIAERYLADESMRFCASFLKQSNDEGSFIGRNEYNDSDVILEGRPLHRGVTVTLNDKDLASAHRYVLFNLAVTEQYLEMHLQELKKNNNTLRTNHTLLWKQHTELFPLWLEEKFSTAEFDAMLSRLAHGPRKAVISYKGYVINGQRFHTKDAERTTQNSGVYMEATTMCRSSAKDDAQLADVVGYYGLINQIILLDYYSFHIPLFRCNWAHVGKGVKKVDWYTLVNLHQGQKEFIREPFILASQAKQIFYARENENSNWYNMETRKKKQDGSVVNEKDGGLVNEKEVGSPSTQVHLQPGALKAIVAEKRRQLAAKFGKLAEKKKSKLRFASSTKVVMDSPPASKRSYEAAFGINPTNEDDNEDENMSPE, encoded by the exons ATGTTGAACAAAAATTGGGTGAAACTAAACAg aGCTACAAAAGAGTACACGGATGCGGCATGGAACCTTGTGAAAATGGTAGAAAGAAATTATGGTTttccaaataaaattatatgtCCTTGTAAGAAGTGTCGAAACTTAAATCATCATTGTGTTGATGATGTTTTTGAGCACTTAGTTATAACCGGAATGGATCCAACTTATCGTATTTGGGTTCACCATGGAGAGCAACCCATTGATACTCAAGTTGACGAAGTTTCGAATGATATGGATGCATTTGATTTATACACGACTGCTGCCATGGATGATGTGGACAATAATATAGGTTGTGGAGGTGGTGAAGATGATGAATTTGTTAACGAAGATCTTCAAAAGAAGTTGGAGGATGCGGAAACTCCTTTATATGAAGGGTGTGAGAAATACACAAAACTTTCATCAATTGTAGGTTTATATAGGTTGAAGAATCTGAATGGTTGGACAGACAAAAGTTTTACTAGACTATTAGAACTCCTTTGTGATATGTTTCCCAAAAACAATGTACTTCCTGATTCCATGTACTCAGTTaggaaatttttgagaaatttcgaTTTGAAATATGAAAAGATTGATGCTTGTATTAATGATTGTTGCTTATTTAGAAAGGAGAAGGCTAAAATGGATGTTTGTCCAAAGTGTAGTGTTTCTAGATGGAAAGTTGATAAACACACAAAGAATGTTAAAGTTGGTGAGGCTGCCAAAGTTTTGAGGTATTTTCCGATAATACCCCGAGTGAAAAGATTGTTTAGATCAAAAGAAATGGCTGAAAACTTAAGGTGGCATTTCACTCATAAAAGTATTGATGGGAAGATGCGACATCCAGTGGATACACCTGCTTGGGATTCCATTAATGAAAGATGGCCAGAGTTTAATCTTGAACCACGCAACCTTAGGCTCGGACTAGCTGCTGATGGAATTAACCCCTATAAAA GTCgtaaacaacctggaaatgatattgatatttatttggagcCTCTTATTGAAGACTTAAACAAATTGTGGAATAATGGAGTGCATACTTATGATGCATTCGACAAAAGCTTCTTCAATTTGAAGGCAATGTTGTTGTGGACAATAAACGATTTTCCTGCATATGGAAATCTTGCTGGGTGTACAACCAAAGGCAAGACAGCTTGCCCGATTTGTGGTAATGATACATGTGCAACTAGGCTGAAACATAGTAAAAAAATTTCATACCAAAATACTAGGAGATTTCTCCCGTTTGATCATCCATATCGGTCTAAGAAAGCATGGTTCAATGGAGCTACAGAAGAAAGAGGCCCCCCTAAAGTTTTGAGTGGTAGTGAAATTGTTGAAGAACTAAATCAAATTACCAACGATATTGGAAAaaatatgaatcccaaaaaaaggAGTCGGGATAATAAGGTGGAAGGAAtgtggaagaagaaatctatatTTTTCAATCTACCATATTGGGAG GTTTTGTTAGTTCGTCATAATTTGGATGttatgcatatagaaaaaaatgtgtgtgatagtatTATTAGCACATTGTTGGGCTTGAATGGAAAATCCAAAGATCATCTTAATGCTCGATTGGATTTAAAGGATTTGGGTATCAAGAAGGCCTTGCATCCGGTGGAGAAAGATGGGATTATACGACTTCCAGCAACATCTTACACACTTTCTAGATCAGAGAAGACAATGTTTTGCCAAAGGTTATTTGATTTAAAGTTACCTGATGGTTATAGCTCAAACATTAGTAACTGTGTAGTAGTTGAGGAACGTAAGTTGATGGGGCTTAAGTCTCATGATTTCCATGTCTTAATGCAACAATTGCTGGTAGTGGCCATTCGAGGATTGATGGAGGATGGTCCAAGAGAGGCAATTATAAGACTTAGCAAATTTTTTAATGGATTATGCCAACATGTGGTTGACGTAAAAGAAATCATAGAATTGGAAGCAGAAGTAGTTGAAACAATTTGTATGTTTGAAAGATATTTTCCTCCTTCATTCTTCGATTCTATGGTACATTTAGTTGTTCACCTTGGACGAGAAGTGTTATTATGTGGTCCTGttcaatttcgatggatgtatcaCTTTGAAAG ATATATGAAGTTACTTAAAGGGTATGTGATGCAACCTACACATCCCGAAGCATCTATTGCTGAACGTTACCTTGCTGATGAGTCAATGCGCTTTTGTGCATCATTTTTGAAACAATCTAATGACGAAGGTTCCTTCATTGGACGTAACGAATATAATGATAGTGATGTGATACTTGAAGGTCGTCCACTTCATCGTGGTGTAACTGTTACACTAAATGATAAGGATCTAGCTAGTGCACATCGCTATGTATTATTCAATTTAGCTGTCACAGAGCAATATTTAGA gaTGCATCTACAAGAACTAAAAAAGAATAACAATACTTTAAGAACCAATCACACTCTACTTTGGAAACAACATACTGAGCTTTTTCCCTTGTGGTTAGAAGAAAAG TTTTCTACTGCAGAATTTGATGCTATGTTATCAAGATTAGCACATGGTCCTCGTAAAGCAGTCATATCCTATAAGGGATATGTTATTAATGGGCAGCGATTTCATACTAAGGATGCAGAGAGAacgacacaaaatagtggtgtttaTATGGAAGCAACAACAATGTGTAGATCTAGTGCTAAAGATGATGCACAATTGGCTGATGTTGTAGGATATTATGGGTTAATTAATCAGATTATACTCTTGGACTATTACagttttcatatccctttatttaGGTGCAATTGGGCACATGTTGGCAAGGGTGTAAAGAAGGTTGATTGGTATACTCTTGTAAATCTACACCAAGGACAAAAAGAGTTTATTAGAGAACCATTCATACTTGCTTCACAAGCTAAACAGATATTTTACGCAAGggagaatgaaaattcaaattg GTACAATATGGAGACTAGAAAAAAGAAGCAGGATGGAAGTGTAGTCAATGAAAAGGATGGAGGTTTAGTCAATGAAAAGGAGGTTGGATCACCTTCAACTCAAGTTCACTTGCAACCTGGTGCTTTGAAAGCAATTGTGGCAGAAAAGAGGAGGCAATTAGCAGCTAAGTTTGGAAAGTTGGCAGAGAAGAAGAAATCGAAGCTTCGTTTTGCATCCTCTACTAAAGTTGTAATGGATTCACCACCTGCATCTAAAAGATCTTATGAAGCAGCGTTTGGTATAAATCCAACAAATGAGGATGACAACGAAGATGAAAAcatgtccccagaatga